The genomic window TTGTTGAACGAGTACCTGTCGATCACGAAGATGTTTTTCGAGTGTATCAACAATTTGCCAGTAAAAATCACGGAGCATTGTTCTGTAGTGCGTTTCACTGGGAAGAATATTGGCGTTTCGAAAATGAAGAAGAACGAACTGCGGCGATCTATTATAATAGCAACAATGAACCAACTGGTGTACTGTTTTATTGGGTCGCAGAAGAAGTATTCCACGTGAAAGAGATGTTTTATCTGAATCAAGAAGCACGGAACGGATTGTGGAATTTTATCTCTGCCCACTTCTCCATGGTTTATTGGGTACATGGTGATATCTATAAAAATGAACCACTTGCTTTCTTGTTAGAAGATAGCCAGATCAAAGAACAGATCGAGCCTTATTTTATGGCAAGGATCGTTGACGTGAAAGAATTTATCCAGCGATTTCCTTTTTCTGGTACAGCAGAAGATTTCCATTTTGTCGTGGAAGATGCCGTTGCACCTTGGAATAATGGTGTGTTCGGCTTGAGTTGGCAAAATGGTGATCTATCGATCGTTGATGAACCGATCGGGCGAGAAGTTCGCTTAGATATCCAAACTTTGACGTGCCTAATGATGAATTATCGTCGTGCTTCTTATCTTGCTCGAATCGAGCGTTTAACAACTGACGAGGAGATGGTCAAGATACTTGAACAGATCATCCCGAACATGGAAGCTTACTTCAGTGACTATTTCTAATATTAAGGAGACTGAAACAAATGAATATTTATTTTGCAGCGCCACTCTTTGCAAAAGGAGATTTACTTTATAATGAATCTCTTGCAAAAAAAATCCGAGGGATATCATCTGATTTGACGATCTACCTTCCACAAGAAAACGAAGCAATCAATGACAAAACTGCTTATGCAGACAGCAAAATGATTGCCTTGGCAGATACAGAAAAAGTTCTGGAAAGCGATTTGATGATTGCCCTCTTAGACGGACTAACGATCGATGCCGGTGTTGCTTCTGAAATCGGGGTAGCTTATGCAAAGGGTATTCCAGTTATTGGCTTATATACCGACTCTCGCCAACAAGGAGCGACTCATCCGAAAAAAGTAGATGCATTGCAACACATCGGTGAAAATCAGTTCCATTATTTGAACCTTTATACGGTTGGTTTGATCAAATTGAACGGTACGATTGTTTCTTCTGAAGAAGCGTTGATCGAAGCGTTGGAATCTTATCTAGCAGGAGGAAACATCCATGAGTAAGACAGTGAAGAAAGTGCAACTCGCCTTAACGATTTTTGGATTCTTCGTTGTTGGTTACAATATTTTCGAATTTGTGACGAACAAATATTCAACGACTCAAGGAATTACGTTTATCGTTGAGTCATTAGCAGGAATCCTATTGATTTATTTACCACAAATCGTCCGCCGATTATTCAAGATCCATGTGCCTGATGCGATTGTTTTATTTTATTGGTTTTTCTTGTTCATCTCTGTCTTTTTAGGAACAGGATTACATTTGATCAGCATCATTTCATTTTGGGATAAAATCCTACACGCAGTTAGCCCAATGGTTCTGACTGCATTAGGTTATGGTTTGATTGGTTTCTTGTTGAAAGATGCGGCAATCGAAAAGACTAGTCCGTGGTTGTTTCTTTTATTCGGGTTTGCTTTTGCTGGACTATGCGGTGTTTTCTGGGAGTTTTGGGAGTTCTTATGCGATCAATTCTTAGGCATGAACCTGCAACGGTTTGCTGCTTCTGACGGTACCCTTTTTGTCGGACGTGAAGCCTTGATGGATACGATGGGTGACTTATTGACGAACACGATTGGGGCGTTCATCATGGGCATCTATGCGTGGGTCCAAGTGAAAAAAGACCCGATGCATTTTGAGAGTTACCGATTGCAAAAATTGGATCACTGATCGACAACACTATTCGAGACAAATAAATAATTAAAGTGACAAGGGATCAAACAACATCCCTTGTCACTTTTTTTGGTTCTTTACTTTAAAAGGCTCATTCCAATGACACCGACTACGTATACCAGTGTCCCAAAATAAACCGATCGTTTTTCTCCTGCGGTTTTCTTTTCTCTTAAAAGAATGATACTTCCATAGGTTGCCACAAGTAGGCTCATTTGCGAGAACGAATAAGTGACACCGACACCTAAAGAAGAAGATATTGCAAATAATGTCGTGTTAGCAATTACCCAAGAACTTCCGGTAACGATATTTCGAGTAATGGCTTTGAGTTTCAATTGAGTGATCTTTTTCATTGAGATGATGATTCCCCCAACGAACATGCCAATGGATTGTGGCAAGAAAACTTGTGCTCCATGGATACCAAAATAACTTGTGATCGTTACATAGAGCATCAAAAAAGCAGAAGAAATACATAAAAAGAGAATGACTTGTTTTGCCACTGCGCCCTTCCCTTTGCTTGTTTTTGTCACCAACAATACCCCAACTAAAATGACAGCTAGTGCTAAAATCGACAGGAGTGCGACAAAGACACTCGTCCACTCTAATAGAAAAATACCAGAAACGAGTGTGACAAACGCGAGTTGTGTCCCTACAGAGATCGGCATCGCTTTTGATACTTCTGCTTTTTCTAACGCACGGAACTGAAAGTATTGTCCGACAGCCCAAAATGCGCCGGATAAAAAACAAATGATAAATGCAGATAATTAATAAGTTACCTGTTGAGTCAAACTAAAGATCAAGCCAAACAATAATGCAGCAATCGTTGTACCAATCAACTGTTCCTCAGACTTGCCGCCCATGATTTTAGATAGTATCGGCATCATTCCCCATCCGAGTGCTGGAATCAACGCTAAAAATAAAAGGTGTATCGACATAATTTCTCCTCTTTCAACTTCACAACTAAATAAAGACACAAGTAGCCAGTTCGTCACTTCTAAAACCCGATGGACGGCCTGCATACAACCGCCGATAAACGGTGTTCCAGAAGCAACTCACGTTCCTCTACTTGTGCCTCAACATATTTTTTATTTTGTTAACAAATAACTAGCTAAGCCATAGCAGCTGATCATTTTTGTATCCTCTACTTCTTCTTCCAAGGCATTGATGCGTGTGTAGCCATATCCTGCGAAAAGCTTTTCTGGATCAAGTGAACGCGCTTCTTTCGTTGCATTGACGAAGCGGATCACTGTTCCTTCTGTGTAATACGCATGATGGATGGCACTAACGCTCAAGCCCTCTTCTAAAGTCAAAGAGAATTGGGTATACGTTTGTTCACTTAAAACAAGTGGCTGGATTCTACTTTGGATTTTATTGTCGATTCGATAAACAAAATAATTCAAATCTTGTAGCTGATAAGAAATCGACGGTTGTTCTTTTTCTGTTTTCCAGGTCACTAAAGTGTTTTCAGAAATATCTGCTGATTCCAATCGAATGGAGAAAGTAAAATCGATCAGTTGATTTTCCATTTGCGCAAGCGGCGTGTCCATCATGATATGACCTTTTTTCGTTGTATCGCCGGACGCACGGCCTGGTCGGTACATCAAATCGGGTTTACCTAATGAATCAGTCGTAGCTAATACTGTGACATATAACGAATCATCGATATATTCGTATTCTTTACTTTGTTCTGTATAAAACACAAGTGCTTCTTCTGGACTATATGCAATCACTTGCTTTTCAAATGGTTCGATATTCACTGGCATCTCAGAGTATTTTTGCTCCCAATCGGTCATTGAGCGATTCGTTTTTTCTAAGTAACCAAATTGGATTGCTGAAACGACTTTCTCGATTGGTTGACTCAGCTTTGTTTTGATTCGGACACGGTGATTTAAAACAGTATTTTCAAAAGAGAGTGCGCCTAATACTTCTCCTTGTTCCGTTAAACGTAGAGTAAGTTGGTAAGCGAAGTTTGTTGTCGATTGACCTTTGATCCGTTCTTCCAACGTATAAGGAAGCTCTAGTTTGCCTTCTAAGACCAAAGTATCTTCTGTTCCTTTACATGAATCAAACGTCAAAGCGAATGGGTGATCGTTTGGTATCGGGGAATA from Enterococcus sp. DIV1094 includes these protein-coding regions:
- a CDS encoding nucleoside 2-deoxyribosyltransferase: MNIYFAAPLFAKGDLLYNESLAKKIRGISSDLTIYLPQENEAINDKTAYADSKMIALADTEKVLESDLMIALLDGLTIDAGVASEIGVAYAKGIPVIGLYTDSRQQGATHPKKVDALQHIGENQFHYLNLYTVGLIKLNGTIVSSEEALIEALESYLAGGNIHE
- a CDS encoding GNAT family N-acetyltransferase codes for the protein MDQTDFRENFELKPVTEEHVDQFNELLSYVFQVTDSDIEESGFENKREFVRSKRPILELSNVFGWFHKEKLISQIAIYPCEVNIHGTHYQMGGVTGVGTYPEYANHGLMQDLIIVALDNMRKNKQWISYLYPYNIPYYRRKGWEIMSDKLSFKIRDTQLPKQVPVSGIVERVPVDHEDVFRVYQQFASKNHGALFCSAFHWEEYWRFENEEERTAAIYYNSNNEPTGVLFYWVAEEVFHVKEMFYLNQEARNGLWNFISAHFSMVYWVHGDIYKNEPLAFLLEDSQIKEQIEPYFMARIVDVKEFIQRFPFSGTAEDFHFVVEDAVAPWNNGVFGLSWQNGDLSIVDEPIGREVRLDIQTLTCLMMNYRRASYLARIERLTTDEEMVKILEQIIPNMEAYFSDYF